CTATCGTTAAATTATATAGAAGAGAGGTTTCTACCTTATGAACCAAGTACCTGAAATTACACCTTCCGAGCTGCAAGCCCGGCTTCAATCCGGTGAAGCTCTACAGATGATTGATGTCCGTGAAGACGAAGAGGTCGCAGCCGGCATGATCTCCGGAGCTAAGCATATTCCTCTCGGTCAGATTCCGGACCGACTCTCTGAGATTGAGAATACGGGCGAAATTATCTTCATCTGCCGCAGCGGCTATCGCAGTGAAAGAGCCTGTGAGTATTTGGCTCAGCAAGGCTATAATGGCTGCACTAACCTGGTCGGCGGAATGATTGCCTGGAACGAACAAGAAGGCTAATCAACGAAGGGGCAGGCATTCATGCCTGTCCTTTTTTTTACTTATCATACAACAACAGACCTTAAAAGCACAACAGCTTAAACGCGGTGATGCACTAAAATATAATGAACAACCTCTTCCGGTTCCATCTCTGATGTATCCACTGTTAGATCTGCAAAAGAATACTTCGACTCGCGCTCCTGCATGATCTGATGTACACGCTCTTCCACATTTCCTGCTAATAACGGACGATCACGATTGGCAGAAACCCGTCTTATAATCGCTTCTGCGCTCGCAGTAAGAGCAACCACCCACCCTGCCTTCTTCATTGCGTCACAATTGAGCGGCTTCAGCACGGAACCACCGCCTGTGGAGATA
This sequence is a window from Paenibacillus urinalis. Protein-coding genes within it:
- a CDS encoding rhodanese-like domain-containing protein, producing MNQVPEITPSELQARLQSGEALQMIDVREDEEVAAGMISGAKHIPLGQIPDRLSEIENTGEIIFICRSGYRSERACEYLAQQGYNGCTNLVGGMIAWNEQEG
- a CDS encoding shikimate kinase — its product is MSRSNKNIVLIGMMGTGKTTVSSLLADRLGYKLVDIDAEIEAQEECPIPVLFEQKGEAYFREVETSVLLRVLDESSQIISTGGGSVLKPLNCDAMKKAGWVVALTASAEAIIRRVSANRDRPLLAGNVEERVHQIMQERESKYSFADLTVDTSEMEPEEVVHYILVHHRV